The Candidatus Thermoplasmatota archaeon genome contains the following window.
AATTAGCTCTTTACTCAAAGTAGAAAAAGCTTCTTCTACGTTTTTACCGGTTTTAGCACTTGTAAATAAATAATTACAATTGCACCTCTTGCCTGCTTCAGCTAAATCTTTTTCTGTTACTACCGCCTGAATTACCATATCCGCTTTATTGCCCACAATCACTATAGGAATTTTATCTGTTACTTTAAGCAGAGCCTCTACCCAGTTATCAATATTTTTCAAGGTCTCTTTTTTCGTAATATCGCATACAATTAATGCACCATCGGCACCTTGGAAATAAGTACTGTGCACGCTCCTAAAATCTTCCTGACCTGCAATATCCCAGAGCATCAATGTAAGCACAATATCAGGAGCATCTTGATACTTTAAAGTCAAAACTTTTTTCGTTATTTTAGCACCTATCGTAGATAGATATTTATCATCAAACACATCGTAAACATATCTGCGAATAAGCGAAGTCTTGCCAACACTAGGATCGCCGAGAAGGCATACTTTTTTAACAACTCTTTTTACTTCTTTAACTACTACTTTTTCAATATGCTGAAGAGCTTCTTGCTTCTTTGCAATGGCTTCTTGAAAGTTTGGTTTTAGTGCTAATACTTTATCGAAGCATTCTACAGATTCTCTAAATCTATGCAATCTTAGAAGCAAAGAGCCTTTATCTAGCCAGAGCTTATAATCGTCAGGCGCTAGCGCTATGATTTGGTCAGCACATTTTATAGCTTCGTCGTAATCACCCCTGACTAAATGCACTGCCTCTTTATTACGCCATGCTTCTACATAGCTAGTATCTATTAGCACAGCGCTATTAAAGCAATCTAGAGCCTCATCAGATTTGCCTAGCAGCAGTAAAACATTGCCTTTTTCGTAATAAGCTTCTTTATATTTAGGTTTTAAAGCAATAGCGCGATTGAAATGCATTATAGCTTCTTCATACTTCTTTTGCTTAGCAAGCCTCTTCGCACTCTCGCACCAAAGCTCTGCATCTTGCGCCATGTAGCAAAATAGATTTAGAAGTATTTATACATATATAAATATTTAATATTCAAAGCCAATTGATAAATAATGCTTGCAATCAAATTTGTAGATAGGGAAGCTCAAGTAGAAGAGCTTATTAAATGCTTTGAAAAATCAGCTCGAGGTTTAGGTAATACTGTATTTATTACTGGCGAAGCAGGTATAGGCAAGACAGCTCTTGTAGAGCAGTTAAAGGAAGTAGCTATAAGAAAGGGCGCCCTTTTTTTAGCAGCTGAGTGTAGAGCCCCTGTGCTAACGCCTTACGAACCTTTTACAGAAGCTTTTTCAAACATTATTGAGAGCTTACTGCCTACTGAAGAAGTTACCTGTATAGAAGAAGTTTTTTTAATTAATACTGCAGGCTTACTACTGGCGCATGTTTCTAAAAAAGAAGCTCTTATAGATAGAGAAGTTGTTGGAGGAATGCTCACAGCGATTCAAGATTTTGTGGCGCAGTCTTTTAGAGAGAAAGCTAAAGGGCTAGAAAAGTTAGAATACGGCAAGACAGCAATACTGCTAGAGCACGGAGCTAATGTGTTCATTGCATGCGTAGTTGCGGGGAAAGAGCTCCCTGCTATTAGAAACGATATGATAAGCGCGCTACGTAATATTGAGACTCAGTACGGTAAAATTTTAGCTGACTGGGATGGCAATGTTTCCAAAATTAAAGGTATAGAAGCGAACGTAAAAGAGCTTATAGAGAAAAGGTACGTTCCTGAGTTTAAAGACCCTGGCATTATAGAGAGTAAAAAGCTAGAAAT
Protein-coding sequences here:
- a CDS encoding tetratricopeptide repeat protein produces the protein MAQDAELWCESAKRLAKQKKYEEAIMHFNRAIALKPKYKEAYYEKGNVLLLLGKSDEALDCFNSAVLIDTSYVEAWRNKEAVHLVRGDYDEAIKCADQIIALAPDDYKLWLDKGSLLLRLHRFRESVECFDKVLALKPNFQEAIAKKQEALQHIEKVVVKEVKRVVKKVCLLGDPSVGKTSLIRRYVYDVFDDKYLSTIGAKITKKVLTLKYQDAPDIVLTLMLWDIAGQEDFRSVHSTYFQGADGALIVCDITKKETLKNIDNWVEALLKVTDKIPIVIVGNKADMVIQAVVTEKDLAEAGKRCNCNYLFTSAKTGKNVEEAFSTLSKELIASA